The Mucilaginibacter terrenus genome has a segment encoding these proteins:
- a CDS encoding glycosyl hydrolase family 18 protein — MNKRCGWLLLLVFLSLKSIAQQQDCKFMVVGYTRNNINLLEQVKHIKLKNITHLNIAFVNPDSAGNFIAPIDLHKVVKLAHRKHVLVLLSFGGGSPPKYLPALLAADRQTKLIDALVKLAVDNNADGIDVDLEGHMINQDYESFVSGLSASLKAHGKLMTAAIAGYYAERYTNKALARFDFVNIMSYDKTGPWNQAKPGQHAPYDMAVQDIAYWTGRGIPKEKLNLGVPFYAYGFGQGAPADMTYKDVVDQFPGAEDKDEVVLPAGGTMYYNGIPTIKAKTKLALDKAAGVMIWQLMQDANGKKSLLRAINKGIKNYKNAVGKKLD, encoded by the coding sequence ATGAACAAAAGATGTGGCTGGCTGCTGTTGCTGGTATTTTTAAGCTTAAAAAGTATTGCTCAGCAGCAGGACTGTAAATTTATGGTGGTGGGTTACACCCGTAATAACATCAATTTACTTGAGCAGGTAAAACACATCAAGTTGAAGAACATCACGCATCTAAATATAGCCTTTGTAAATCCGGACAGCGCAGGAAACTTTATTGCGCCGATAGACTTGCATAAGGTAGTAAAGCTCGCGCACCGCAAGCATGTACTTGTTCTGCTATCCTTCGGAGGTGGGTCTCCGCCGAAATATTTACCAGCATTGCTTGCAGCCGACCGGCAGACAAAGCTTATTGATGCATTGGTTAAGCTGGCTGTAGACAACAATGCAGACGGCATAGATGTAGATCTTGAAGGGCATATGATAAACCAGGATTATGAAAGCTTTGTAAGCGGGCTATCGGCCTCTCTAAAAGCGCATGGCAAACTCATGACCGCAGCTATAGCCGGCTACTATGCCGAGCGATATACCAATAAAGCACTCGCACGGTTTGATTTTGTAAACATTATGAGCTATGATAAAACCGGGCCTTGGAACCAGGCCAAGCCGGGGCAGCATGCGCCGTATGACATGGCCGTTCAGGATATTGCCTACTGGACAGGCCGGGGTATACCAAAAGAAAAGCTGAATCTTGGTGTTCCATTTTACGCTTATGGATTTGGGCAGGGTGCACCTGCCGATATGACGTATAAAGATGTTGTAGATCAGTTTCCCGGAGCTGAGGATAAGGACGAAGTAGTGTTACCTGCGGGCGGTACAATGTATTACAACGGCATACCTACCATCAAGGCAAAAACCAAACTTGCACTGGATAAAGCCGCCGGAGTAATGATATGGCAGCTTATGCAGGATGCAAATGGCAAGAAATCGTTACTACGTGCTATTAACAAAGGAATAAAAAATTATAAAAATGCTGTGGGTAAGAAGCTTGATTGA
- a CDS encoding DinB family protein, which translates to MRQPRLKIIETLSTFTIEQLNTIPAGFSNNIIWNLGHMVAAQQGVCYKRAGLPLWIDEPFFNTYKPESKPERFYAEEDLEKIKGLLLTSLHQLERDYKNGIFTNYPAWITRYGVEIASIDDAVAFLPFHEGLHIGYIMAIRKLV; encoded by the coding sequence ATGAGGCAGCCCCGCCTCAAGATAATTGAGACGCTAAGCACCTTCACCATAGAGCAGCTGAATACCATACCTGCCGGCTTTAGTAACAACATCATCTGGAACCTTGGGCACATGGTTGCTGCCCAGCAGGGCGTATGCTACAAACGCGCAGGCCTGCCATTATGGATAGACGAGCCGTTTTTCAACACATATAAACCTGAAAGCAAACCTGAGCGCTTTTACGCAGAAGAAGATTTGGAGAAAATAAAAGGTTTACTGCTAACCAGCCTGCACCAACTGGAGCGCGATTATAAGAATGGCATATTTACCAACTACCCTGCCTGGATAACCCGATACGGTGTAGAAATAGCCAGTATTGATGATGCTGTGGCTTTCCTGCCCTTTCATGAAGGATTGCACATTGGGTATATCATGGCTATAAGGAAATTGGTGTAG
- a CDS encoding DASH family cryptochrome gives MSEKTILVWFRNDLRIHDNEILSEAVRKADNILPVYVFDPYYFRTADSGSLKTGSFRARFLVESVADLRSNLVKLGGDLIIRTGDPAEIIPQLAEEYHVSEVYHHREVAPEETEVSERVEAALWKMKLNLKHFIGHTMYHKEDLPFPIKDIPDSFVTFKKKVERDSNVRQVTASPEIVSTPLIADSGELPTLAGLGVPEPVDDARATQKYTGGETVALEQLQQYFGCKQSGKVVGYAASRLSPWLAVGCLSPREVYWEVVRQQRENHFQNGDQLMLDLLWRDYFRFMFKKHGQKFFRAEGFNSGAPEAASNQDELFEQWKNGETGVATIDAAMHELNATGYISNYNRQALAAYLTNELKVDWTKGALYFEEKLIDYSPASNWGNWAFIAGVGSDSKSTRYFNATKPLAQQDSVNYWLPVTPSKVSA, from the coding sequence ATGAGTGAAAAAACAATATTGGTTTGGTTTAGAAACGACTTGCGCATTCATGATAATGAAATATTATCTGAGGCGGTGCGCAAAGCGGATAACATCCTGCCGGTATATGTTTTTGATCCCTATTATTTTAGAACGGCCGACTCAGGCAGTTTAAAGACTGGAAGCTTTCGCGCTCGCTTTCTCGTGGAGTCCGTTGCGGACTTGCGCAGCAATCTTGTAAAACTTGGCGGCGATCTCATTATCCGTACCGGGGACCCGGCGGAGATCATCCCGCAGCTTGCCGAAGAATATCACGTTAGCGAAGTATATCATCATCGTGAGGTAGCGCCTGAGGAAACCGAAGTATCTGAAAGGGTGGAGGCGGCTTTGTGGAAAATGAAGCTTAACCTTAAACACTTTATCGGGCATACCATGTACCATAAAGAGGACCTGCCATTTCCAATTAAAGACATTCCCGATAGCTTTGTCACTTTTAAGAAAAAGGTGGAACGTGATAGTAATGTGCGGCAGGTTACCGCCTCTCCTGAAATCGTTTCTACTCCATTGATTGCCGATTCTGGTGAGCTGCCTACACTTGCAGGCCTTGGGGTGCCGGAGCCTGTTGATGATGCACGAGCCACGCAAAAATACACCGGGGGCGAAACAGTAGCGTTGGAACAACTGCAGCAGTATTTTGGTTGTAAGCAAAGCGGCAAAGTGGTTGGATATGCTGCATCGCGCTTGTCACCATGGCTTGCAGTAGGATGCCTGTCTCCTCGGGAGGTTTATTGGGAAGTTGTAAGGCAGCAACGCGAGAACCATTTCCAAAACGGCGACCAGTTGATGCTTGATTTGCTTTGGCGGGATTACTTCAGGTTTATGTTTAAAAAACATGGTCAGAAGTTTTTCCGTGCAGAAGGTTTTAACAGTGGCGCACCCGAAGCCGCAAGCAACCAAGATGAGCTTTTTGAACAATGGAAAAACGGTGAAACCGGTGTGGCAACTATTGACGCCGCCATGCATGAGCTTAACGCTACAGGTTACATCAGCAATTACAACAGGCAGGCACTAGCCGCATACCTTACCAACGAACTTAAGGTAGACTGGACAAAAGGTGCACTCTATTTCGAAGAAAAACTTATCGACTACTCGCCAGCCAGCAACTGGGGTAACTGGGCATTTATAGCCGGCGTAGGCAGCGATAGTAAAAGTACGCGCTACTTTAACGCAACTAAACCTTTAGCGCAGCAGGATTCCGTTAATTATTGGCTCCCGGTTACTCCAAGCAAAGTATCTGCTTAA
- a CDS encoding 2-oxoglutarate dehydrogenase E1 component, whose translation MDRLNYIDSGNASYIDSLYEAYKQDPESVDYGWQKFFEGFDFGKASQPAGTAKTAAVTPENLLKEINVMNMINGYRTRGHLFTKTNPVRERRKYFPGKELETFGLSDADLDTVFNAGHEVGMGPAKLRDIRQMLEDTYCQTIGAEYRYLRNPIKLKWFEDRMESRRNTPKFSVEEKKAMLAKLNEAVTFENFLGTKFLGQKRFSLEGAEALIPALDSVIHQGAELGIEEFIIGMAHRGRLNVLTNIMEKTYKEVFSEFEGKNYDSESAFGGDVKYHLGYSTDIETKNGKKVHLSLCPNPSHLEAVDPVVEGITRAKIDFKYNGDNKKIAPILIHGDASVAGQGIVYEVLQMEKLDGYQTGGTIHLVINNQIGFTTNYKDARSSTYCTDVAKTVLSPVFHVNGDDVEALAYVVNLAMEYRQVFNEDVFIDILCYRRYGHNESDEPKFTQPVLYKAIEAHPNPLLIYNKKLIEEGSIDANYAKELEKTFRAELQQMLDESKAEDRFTDTIPMFEGAWTGLHLANHKELISSIDTSVTEQDITEIGNKLTTLPEGKEFFKKIEKLFEDRRAMVNTTKVFDWAMGELLAYGTLLKEGFPVRLSGEDVKRGTFSHRHAVLTLADSENEYTPLATIETEAKLSIYNSLLSEYGVLGFEYGYALANPNALTIWEAQFGDFFNGAQIIVDQYIASAETKWQRGNGLVMLLPHGYEGQGPEHSSARVERFLELCADDNIQVANCSTPANFFHILRRQMHRDFRKPLIIFTPKSLLRSPKCVSPISDFTSGKFYELIDDSYVDAKKVKRVLLCTGKIYYDLLEKQQVDKRKDVAIVRVEQLYPTPIQQILKMKARYEKATEFIWVQEEPENMGAWPYICRKFHNDTHLNLQVISRLEGASTATGFAKQHAAQQTHIVAKAFEAPAGKAVKETIKKTTEKMANAGAD comes from the coding sequence ATGGATCGCCTCAATTATATAGATAGCGGAAACGCATCCTACATCGACTCTTTATACGAAGCTTACAAACAAGACCCTGAATCCGTAGATTACGGCTGGCAGAAATTTTTTGAAGGCTTTGATTTTGGTAAGGCATCGCAGCCTGCGGGCACTGCTAAAACAGCCGCCGTAACACCCGAAAACTTGCTGAAGGAGATAAACGTGATGAACATGATAAATGGTTACCGTACCCGCGGTCACCTGTTCACCAAAACAAACCCTGTACGCGAGCGCCGCAAGTATTTTCCTGGAAAAGAACTGGAAACATTTGGGTTGAGCGATGCAGACCTGGATACCGTTTTCAATGCCGGCCATGAGGTTGGTATGGGTCCGGCTAAACTGCGCGACATCCGCCAGATGCTGGAAGATACCTATTGCCAAACCATTGGTGCCGAATACCGGTACCTGCGCAATCCAATAAAACTAAAGTGGTTTGAGGACCGCATGGAAAGCCGCCGCAATACGCCAAAGTTCTCGGTTGAAGAGAAAAAGGCAATGCTGGCCAAGCTAAATGAGGCCGTTACGTTCGAAAACTTCCTGGGTACAAAATTCCTGGGCCAGAAACGTTTCTCACTTGAAGGTGCTGAGGCGTTGATCCCTGCATTAGATTCTGTAATTCATCAGGGCGCTGAACTGGGTATAGAGGAGTTCATTATTGGTATGGCGCACCGTGGCCGTTTGAACGTGTTAACCAATATTATGGAGAAAACCTACAAAGAGGTATTCTCTGAATTTGAAGGCAAGAACTACGATTCTGAATCGGCCTTTGGTGGCGACGTTAAATATCACTTGGGTTACTCTACTGACATAGAGACTAAGAATGGTAAAAAAGTTCACCTGAGCCTTTGCCCTAACCCTTCGCACCTGGAAGCAGTAGATCCTGTTGTAGAAGGCATTACTCGGGCAAAAATTGATTTTAAATACAATGGCGACAATAAAAAAATTGCGCCAATATTAATACATGGCGATGCATCCGTTGCAGGCCAGGGCATTGTTTACGAAGTACTGCAGATGGAGAAGCTGGACGGTTATCAAACCGGCGGCACTATACATCTCGTTATTAATAACCAAATTGGTTTCACAACCAATTATAAAGACGCACGTTCGAGCACTTACTGTACCGACGTTGCTAAAACCGTACTTTCGCCGGTGTTCCACGTAAATGGTGACGACGTAGAAGCGCTTGCATACGTGGTAAACCTTGCAATGGAATACCGTCAGGTGTTTAATGAGGATGTTTTTATTGATATTCTTTGTTATCGCCGTTATGGCCACAACGAGTCGGATGAACCAAAATTCACTCAACCGGTGTTATATAAAGCCATAGAGGCGCACCCTAACCCATTGTTGATCTACAACAAAAAGCTGATTGAAGAAGGCAGCATAGATGCCAATTACGCAAAAGAACTGGAGAAAACCTTCCGCGCCGAATTGCAACAGATGCTGGATGAATCTAAGGCTGAAGACAGGTTTACAGATACCATCCCGATGTTTGAAGGCGCATGGACAGGCCTGCACCTGGCCAATCATAAAGAACTGATAAGCTCTATTGATACCTCTGTCACTGAACAGGACATTACAGAAATAGGAAACAAATTAACCACCCTGCCGGAGGGAAAAGAATTTTTCAAGAAAATAGAAAAGCTATTTGAAGACCGCAGAGCTATGGTAAACACTACCAAAGTGTTTGACTGGGCTATGGGCGAATTACTTGCTTACGGTACCTTATTAAAAGAAGGCTTCCCGGTAAGGCTAAGCGGTGAGGACGTTAAACGCGGTACCTTCTCGCACCGCCACGCGGTGCTTACCCTTGCCGATTCTGAGAACGAATATACGCCTCTTGCAACTATCGAGACTGAGGCTAAGCTGAGCATTTACAATTCCCTGCTGTCAGAATACGGTGTACTTGGCTTTGAATATGGTTATGCTTTGGCCAATCCTAACGCGCTTACTATTTGGGAAGCACAGTTTGGTGACTTTTTTAACGGTGCACAGATTATAGTAGACCAGTACATCGCCAGCGCCGAAACTAAATGGCAGCGTGGTAATGGATTAGTAATGCTGCTGCCACACGGTTATGAAGGCCAGGGACCGGAGCACTCATCGGCACGTGTAGAGCGCTTTTTAGAGCTTTGCGCAGATGACAACATACAGGTTGCCAATTGCAGCACACCGGCTAACTTTTTTCATATATTAAGAAGGCAGATGCACCGCGATTTCCGCAAGCCGCTTATTATTTTTACACCAAAAAGCTTGTTGCGTAGTCCTAAATGCGTATCACCAATAAGCGATTTTACCAGCGGTAAGTTTTACGAACTGATAGATGACAGCTACGTTGATGCTAAGAAGGTTAAACGTGTGCTGCTTTGCACTGGTAAAATATACTATGACTTGCTTGAGAAACAGCAGGTTGACAAACGTAAGGATGTTGCTATAGTTCGTGTTGAACAATTGTATCCAACGCCTATACAGCAGATACTAAAAATGAAAGCCCGCTATGAAAAAGCAACCGAATTTATTTGGGTGCAGGAAGAGCCGGAAAATATGGGTGCATGGCCATACATTTGCCGTAAGTTCCATAACGATACACACCTTAATCTGCAGGTAATATCCCGCCTGGAAGGTGCAAGTACAGCTACCGGCTTTGCCAAGCAGCACGCAGCACAGCAAACGCATATTGTAGCTAAAGCTTTTGAAGCACCTGCCGGAAAAGCGGTAAAAGAAACGATAAAGAAGACTACTGAAAAGATGGCAAACGCAGGAGCGGATTGA
- the odhB gene encoding 2-oxoglutarate dehydrogenase complex dihydrolipoyllysine-residue succinyltransferase: protein MSLEIKVPPVGESITEVTLASWKKKDGDHVEMDEVIAELESDKATFELTAEKAGTLSTKAAEGDVLPIGAVVATIEEGGAAAAPAPVAEKTTASPAEAVAPATAVSPEVPANGYAPAPDQSGTPASGSSTLEIKVPTVGESITEVTLSRWIKKDGDTVEMDEAIAELESDKATFELTAEKAGTLKTIANEGDTLPIGAVVCTIEDGGVSGGKVATQVTPDVAAAISESPQGAAAAKQTTYASGTPSPAAAKILAEKGVESSSVNGTGVDGRITKGDALSAQKPAAAPAAKPAAVAPASAPTAAPGSRTDKREKMSSLRKTVAKRLVAVKNETAMLTTFNEVDMSPIMEVRSKYKDKFKEKHGVGLGFMSFFTKAVTEALKEWPAVNARIEGEEIVYSNFADISIAVSAPKGLVVPVIRNAESMSLAEIEKAIVVLAGKARESKLTIEEMSGGTFTITNGGVFGSMMSTPIINSPQSAILGMHNIIERPVAVNGQVVIRPMMYLALSYDHRIIDGRESVSFLVRVKQLLEDPTRLLLGV, encoded by the coding sequence ATGAGTTTAGAAATAAAAGTTCCGCCGGTAGGCGAATCCATAACCGAAGTAACACTGGCATCCTGGAAGAAAAAGGATGGCGACCATGTGGAAATGGACGAAGTGATAGCTGAGCTGGAATCAGATAAGGCTACTTTCGAGCTTACTGCCGAAAAGGCGGGTACTTTAAGCACTAAAGCTGCCGAAGGCGATGTATTACCTATCGGCGCTGTGGTTGCAACTATAGAAGAAGGTGGTGCAGCTGCCGCCCCTGCACCTGTTGCAGAAAAAACGACTGCTTCTCCTGCGGAAGCTGTTGCACCTGCAACAGCGGTTAGCCCGGAGGTGCCTGCAAATGGTTACGCTCCTGCGCCTGATCAAAGCGGTACGCCTGCTTCAGGTTCATCAACTTTAGAGATAAAAGTACCGACTGTTGGCGAATCTATCACTGAGGTTACTTTATCCCGCTGGATAAAGAAAGATGGTGACACTGTGGAGATGGACGAAGCCATTGCTGAACTGGAGTCTGACAAGGCAACCTTTGAGCTTACTGCCGAGAAAGCAGGTACGTTAAAAACTATAGCCAACGAAGGTGACACCCTGCCAATTGGCGCGGTTGTTTGTACCATTGAAGATGGAGGTGTCTCAGGCGGTAAAGTTGCTACACAGGTAACGCCTGATGTTGCAGCTGCTATCAGCGAGTCGCCACAGGGTGCAGCTGCTGCAAAACAAACTACATATGCATCCGGCACACCGTCGCCTGCTGCTGCAAAAATATTGGCCGAAAAGGGTGTAGAATCATCATCTGTAAACGGTACAGGTGTTGATGGCCGCATAACCAAAGGCGATGCTCTTAGCGCGCAAAAACCTGCTGCCGCGCCGGCTGCTAAGCCTGCCGCGGTGGCGCCTGCTTCGGCTCCCACTGCTGCACCTGGTAGCAGAACTGATAAGCGCGAAAAGATGTCGTCGTTGCGCAAAACAGTAGCAAAACGTCTTGTTGCTGTTAAGAACGAGACCGCCATGCTGACCACTTTTAACGAAGTGGATATGTCGCCAATAATGGAGGTGCGCAGCAAGTACAAAGATAAGTTTAAAGAAAAGCACGGTGTTGGCTTAGGCTTTATGTCGTTCTTCACCAAAGCAGTTACTGAAGCATTGAAAGAATGGCCTGCAGTAAACGCCCGTATAGAAGGCGAAGAAATTGTATACAGCAATTTTGCTGATATTTCTATCGCAGTATCTGCGCCTAAAGGGTTGGTAGTTCCGGTGATCCGCAATGCGGAGAGCATGAGCCTTGCTGAGATTGAGAAAGCCATTGTGGTACTTGCAGGAAAGGCTCGCGAAAGCAAGCTGACCATCGAAGAAATGAGCGGTGGTACCTTCACTATCACCAACGGTGGTGTATTCGGTTCCATGATGTCTACACCTATCATCAACTCGCCGCAGTCTGCTATATTAGGTATGCACAATATTATCGAGCGCCCTGTTGCGGTAAACGGACAAGTAGTTATCCGCCCGATGATGTACCTGGCATTATCTTATGATCACCGCATCATCGACGGCCGTGAGTCGGTTAGTTTCCTGGTAAGAGTTAAACAGTTACTGGAAGACCCTACACGGTTACTATTAGGTGTTTAA